GGAACCGCAGGTTGGAGGAGGACGAATTCTTCGCCGAGAGGGCCGAGGTCCTGGCCCAGTGGCCCACCGGGAAGGAAATCGACCTGGAAGAGGCGGTCGAATACCACAAGAGCCTGCCGCCTACCAAGAGCTTCGTGCACAAGCTCCGCTATGCCAAGGAACACGGCGAAATCTACGCCTCCACGGGCATGGGGAAGGCCACCCTGGAGGAGCAGCTGGAGCTGTACCGATACGTGGAAAGAGAGGGTCAGGCCGACCTTCTGGGGATGTCTCCCGACAGCCTCACCCGGCAGAACGACTACCAGGCGGTTCAGAAGGGTCTGGAGGAGAGCCTGCGCACCGGGAAATCGGTCCTGAACGGCTTTCCGGTGGTAAATTACGGGGTAAAGGCCATAAGGAAACTGGTGGAAGCGGTGGGTTGCCCGATTCAGCCCCGCTACGGGGCGGCGGACGCCCGGCTCTGCGACGAGATTCTTCTCGCCGGCGGCTGCACCGGCTCGGCGCCGGACCTCTTTATGGACTTCTGGCAGCATTCGGCGCGGGTCCCGCTGGAGAAGGTCATGCGCACGCACCAGTACGTTTGCCGGCTGATCAGTTATTACACCGAGCGCGGGGTGCCCATGTACGCCGCGGCTCAGGGCTTCTACGGCGCCGGGATCCCCCCCTCCCTGCAGACGGCCACGGTGATCGTCTCCTCGGCCCTGCAGGCCGGGCAGGGCGTCAAGCACCTCTACGTGGCCTGCGTGGGTCACGGGAATCTGGTGCAGGACGTAGCCTCGGCGCGGGTGCGCCTGCGGCTGGCCCGGGAGTACCTCGCGCGCCTGGGCTATGCCGACGTCGAATTCTTCTGGGGCCTTAGCTTCAACCTGATGCAGTATCCGG
This DNA window, taken from Clostridia bacterium, encodes the following:
- a CDS encoding methylaspartate mutase subunit E, which translates into the protein MPQPIRNRRLEEDEFFAERAEVLAQWPTGKEIDLEEAVEYHKSLPPTKSFVHKLRYAKEHGEIYASTGMGKATLEEQLELYRYVEREGQADLLGMSPDSLTRQNDYQAVQKGLEESLRTGKSVLNGFPVVNYGVKAIRKLVEAVGCPIQPRYGAADARLCDEILLAGGCTGSAPDLFMDFWQHSARVPLEKVMRTHQYVCRLISYYTERGVPMYAAAQGFYGAGIPPSLQTATVIVSSALQAGQGVKHLYVACVGHGNLVQDVASARVRLRLAREYLARLGYADVEFFWGLSFNLMQYPAEAGPSLAVVFMNTLMGKLIGAQLSDIRTVAEAKAIPTKEDIANTFRTAKVIQNYLQPQKLEVDREACRLEEEMQEKEVRSILEKVLEFGDGDILVGAAKAVEVGVLDNPFAANRAAAGKVMGIKDAEGAIRYLDIGNLPFPSEVVEYHREKIAQREKRSGRKVDYETIVNDLLAVSRGYLV